One window of Athalia rosae chromosome 2, iyAthRosa1.1, whole genome shotgun sequence genomic DNA carries:
- the LOC105685757 gene encoding actin-binding LIM protein 1 isoform X7 → MGKTFCQACKKKCSGEVLRVQDKYFHIGCFKCAQCNASLAQGGFFAREGSYYCTKDYRERWGTKCAGCGEYVEGDVVTAGEKHAFHPNCFHCQRCRQPLLGQGAKVTLVQGQALCHRCVSIPVREAATPVNSSGPPPVGEGQIDPGACAGCRQQLREGQALVALDRQWHVWCFKCHSCETVLHGEYMGKDGVPYCEKDYQKQFGVKCAYCSRYISGKVLQAGENHHFHPTCARCTKCGDPFGDGEEMYLQGGAIWHPRCGPGPTGPNGIVNGHAESHPPTPHRDSERICSSASEMQFSIRSRTPSLNGSLYSPYNSLSRKYYPTRTGSPGLILREYGRGGEDVSRICTYSYLTETPSQGYLRRPIQPYDKPPTSPHFHRPSSSRSIRSSGGRSSRSGMRALVDALSDARPKSPAAASQADNEEPIELAHYPDAMRPPPGAQPPIERDDFPAPPYPYTDPERRRRWSDTYKGVPASDDEDEIDNKGYIQEAEQKLKKEQAELSKIDTGIAKVFLQDREKDRENLRHRAANVDPRNASRTPSAAREPAYRLRYESPVGASPSRNIDHARPWEDEDGVSYRSSVGPSYNAGRSSVRSPAPRNYPPLGTQRASTLPSASRHYHSGDYSFSGMGDKTHSTDFSSGKSDISTGSITDVDRRALVCTTAPYYSRRISMNDGGILPSSTTYTGGLGSVTVGHGHHVRRSLPDMGANPGEPPKLYPYHLLLITNYRLPGDVDRCNLERHLSDAEFEAILQYTRAEFYRLPQWRRNEIKRKARLF, encoded by the exons atgg GGAAAACTTTTTGCCAAGCTTGTAAGAAGAAGTGTAGCGGCGAGGTGCTACGAGTACaggataaatattttcacattgGTTGCTTCAAATGCGCTCAGTGCAACGCTAGCTTAGCACAGGGTGGATTTTTCGCTCGTGAAGGTTCCTACTATTGTACCAAG GATTACCGCGAACGTTGGGGTACAAAGTGCGCAGGTTGCGGAGAGTACGTCGAAGGTGATGTCGTAACTGCTGGAGAAAAACATGCTTTTCATCCCAATTGTTTCCATTGTCAACGGTGTCGACAGCCGCTCTTGGGTCAAGGAGCAAAAGTGACTTTGGTACAAG GTCAAGCACTGTGCCATCGATGCGTCAGTATTCCTGTAAGAGAAGCTGCTACACCTGTCAATAGCAGCGGACCTCCACCTGTGGGGGAGGGCCAGATAGATCCGGGTGCATGTGCCGGTTGTAGACAGCAACTTCGTGAAGGTCAAGCTTTAGTCGCTCTAGATCGTCAGTGGCACGTTTGGTGCTTCAAGTGTCATAGCTGTGAAACTGTACTGCACGGCGAATACATGGGAAA GGATGGAGTACCGTACTGTGAGAAAGATTATCAAAAACAATTCGGAGTTAAGTGTGCATACTGCAGCCGATACATAAGTGGCAAGGTTTTGCAAGCTGGTGAAAATCATCACTTTCATCCGACATGTGCGCGTTGCACGAAATGTGGGGATCCTTTCGGGGATGGCGAAGAGATGTATTTGCAAGGCGGTGCCATTTGGCACCCACGCTGCGGACCGGGCCCCACAGGTCCTAACGGCATCGTCAATGGTCACGCGGAAAGTCACCCACCTACTCCTCATAGAGATTCGGAACGCATTTGTAGCAGCGCTTCAGAAATGCAG TTTTCAATACGGTCACGCACGCCAAGCCTCAATGGATCCTTGTACAGCCCTTACAACAGCCTCAGCCGCAAG tACTACCCAACAAGAACTGGAAGTCCTGGACTGATTTTGAGGGAATACGGGAGAGGTGGCGAAGATGTGTCTAGGATTTGTACATATTCTTATCTGACGGAGACCCCGAGTCAGGGGTACTTGAGACGACCGATACAACCATACGATAAACCACCTACGAGCCCTCATTTCCACCGACCTAGTT CCTCACGGTCCATCAGAAGTAGCGGCGGGCGGAGCAGCCGCTCTGGAATGCGTGCTTTGGTGGATGCTCTCAGTGACGCTAGACCAAAGTCACCTGCTGCAGCGAGTCAAGCAGACAATGAGGAACCAATCGAATTAGCTCATTACCCTGACGCCATGAGACCTCCGCCTGGAGCGCAACCTCCCATAGAAAGAGACGATTTTCCCGCCCCACCATATCCTTATACTGATCCCGAAAGGCGCAGACGTTGGTCCGATACCTACAAG GGTGTGCCAGCGTCAGATGATGAAGATGAAATAGACAACAAAGGTTACATTCAAGAAGctgaacaaaaattgaagaaggaGCAGGCCGAATTGAGCAAAATCGATACAGGGATAGCCAAAGTTTTTCTGCAAGATCGTGAGAAGGATAGGGAGAACTTACGACATAGAGCTGCCAATGTTGATCCAAGAAATGCATCTAGAACACCATCTGCCGCTAGAGAACCAGCCTATCGACTGCGTTATGAAAGTCCCGTCGGAGCCT caCCTTCGAGGAATATAGATCACGCGCGTCCGTGGGAGGATGAAGACGGTGTTAGTTATAGATCAAGTGTCGGGCCTAGTTACAACG CTGGGAGATCTTCCGTTCGCTCCCCGGCGCCCAGAAATTATCCACCTCTCGGCACCCAACGGGCCTCTACTCTACCATCTGCCTCTCGGCATTACCACTCG GGCGATTACTCGTTCAGTGGAATGGGCGATAAAACGCACAGCACAGATTTTTCGTCTGGGAAATCTGAta TTTCAACAGGCAGTATCACGGACGTTGACCGAAGGGCACTGGTATGTACCACAGCGCCCTACTACTCCCGACGCATTAGCATG AATGACGGTGGAATTCTTCCATCGTCTACAACGTACACGGGAGGTCTGGGTTCGGTTACGGTGGGTCACGGACATCATGTGAGACGTTCGTTGCCAGACATGGGAGCAAATCCAGGCGAGCCTCCGAAGCTATATCCTTATCATCTCCTTCTCATCACGAATTACAGGCTGCCCGGTGACGTAGACCGCTGCAACCTTGAG CGGCATTTATCGGACGCAGAGTTTGAAGCAATCCTGCAATACACACGGGCAGAATTTTATCGGCTACCGCAATGGCGTCGTAATGAGATTAAACGaaaagcgcgacttttctaa
- the LOC105685757 gene encoding actin-binding LIM protein 2 isoform X10, with translation MKTKADDKLSKSIGRVIGPDLSDLNKMGKSVIGDEGKSLKKGKTFCQACKKKCSGEVLRVQDKYFHIGCFKCAQCNASLAQGGFFAREGSYYCTKDYRERWGTKCAGCGEYVEGDVVTAGEKHAFHPNCFHCQRCRQPLLGQGAKVTLVQGQALCHRCVSIPVREAATPVNSSGPPPVGEGQIDPGACAGCRQQLREGQALVALDRQWHVWCFKCHSCETVLHGEYMGKDGVPYCEKDYQKQFGVKCAYCSRYISGKVLQAGENHHFHPTCARCTKCGDPFGDGEEMYLQGGAIWHPRCGPGPTGPNGIVNGHAESHPPTPHRDSERICSSASEMQYYPTRTGSPGLILREYGRGGEDVSRICTYSYLTETPSQGYLRRPIQPYDKPPTSPHFHRPSSSRSIRSSGGRSSRSGMRALVDALSDARPKSPAAASQADNEEPIELAHYPDAMRPPPGAQPPIERDDFPAPPYPYTDPERRRRWSDTYKGVPASDDEDEIDNKGYIQEAEQKLKKEQAELSKIDTGIAKVFLQDREKDRENLRHRAANVDPRNASRTPSAAREPAYRLRYESPVGASPSRNIDHARPWEDEDGVSYRSSVGPSYNAGRSSVRSPAPRNYPPLGTQRASTLPSASRHYHSGDYSFSGMGDKTHSTDFSSGKSDISTGSITDVDRRALNDGGILPSSTTYTGGLGSVTVGHGHHVRRSLPDMGANPGEPPKLYPYHLLLITNYRLPGDVDRCNLERHLSDAEFEAILQYTRAEFYRLPQWRRNEIKRKARLF, from the exons aTGAAGACTAAAGCGGACGATAAGTTATCAAAATCAATCGGACGAGTAATCGGTCCAGATCTCAGTGATTTAAATAAAATGGGTAAAAGTGTGATTGGTGATGAAGGAAAATCGCTGAAAAAGG GGAAAACTTTTTGCCAAGCTTGTAAGAAGAAGTGTAGCGGCGAGGTGCTACGAGTACaggataaatattttcacattgGTTGCTTCAAATGCGCTCAGTGCAACGCTAGCTTAGCACAGGGTGGATTTTTCGCTCGTGAAGGTTCCTACTATTGTACCAAG GATTACCGCGAACGTTGGGGTACAAAGTGCGCAGGTTGCGGAGAGTACGTCGAAGGTGATGTCGTAACTGCTGGAGAAAAACATGCTTTTCATCCCAATTGTTTCCATTGTCAACGGTGTCGACAGCCGCTCTTGGGTCAAGGAGCAAAAGTGACTTTGGTACAAG GTCAAGCACTGTGCCATCGATGCGTCAGTATTCCTGTAAGAGAAGCTGCTACACCTGTCAATAGCAGCGGACCTCCACCTGTGGGGGAGGGCCAGATAGATCCGGGTGCATGTGCCGGTTGTAGACAGCAACTTCGTGAAGGTCAAGCTTTAGTCGCTCTAGATCGTCAGTGGCACGTTTGGTGCTTCAAGTGTCATAGCTGTGAAACTGTACTGCACGGCGAATACATGGGAAA GGATGGAGTACCGTACTGTGAGAAAGATTATCAAAAACAATTCGGAGTTAAGTGTGCATACTGCAGCCGATACATAAGTGGCAAGGTTTTGCAAGCTGGTGAAAATCATCACTTTCATCCGACATGTGCGCGTTGCACGAAATGTGGGGATCCTTTCGGGGATGGCGAAGAGATGTATTTGCAAGGCGGTGCCATTTGGCACCCACGCTGCGGACCGGGCCCCACAGGTCCTAACGGCATCGTCAATGGTCACGCGGAAAGTCACCCACCTACTCCTCATAGAGATTCGGAACGCATTTGTAGCAGCGCTTCAGAAATGCAG tACTACCCAACAAGAACTGGAAGTCCTGGACTGATTTTGAGGGAATACGGGAGAGGTGGCGAAGATGTGTCTAGGATTTGTACATATTCTTATCTGACGGAGACCCCGAGTCAGGGGTACTTGAGACGACCGATACAACCATACGATAAACCACCTACGAGCCCTCATTTCCACCGACCTAGTT CCTCACGGTCCATCAGAAGTAGCGGCGGGCGGAGCAGCCGCTCTGGAATGCGTGCTTTGGTGGATGCTCTCAGTGACGCTAGACCAAAGTCACCTGCTGCAGCGAGTCAAGCAGACAATGAGGAACCAATCGAATTAGCTCATTACCCTGACGCCATGAGACCTCCGCCTGGAGCGCAACCTCCCATAGAAAGAGACGATTTTCCCGCCCCACCATATCCTTATACTGATCCCGAAAGGCGCAGACGTTGGTCCGATACCTACAAG GGTGTGCCAGCGTCAGATGATGAAGATGAAATAGACAACAAAGGTTACATTCAAGAAGctgaacaaaaattgaagaaggaGCAGGCCGAATTGAGCAAAATCGATACAGGGATAGCCAAAGTTTTTCTGCAAGATCGTGAGAAGGATAGGGAGAACTTACGACATAGAGCTGCCAATGTTGATCCAAGAAATGCATCTAGAACACCATCTGCCGCTAGAGAACCAGCCTATCGACTGCGTTATGAAAGTCCCGTCGGAGCCT caCCTTCGAGGAATATAGATCACGCGCGTCCGTGGGAGGATGAAGACGGTGTTAGTTATAGATCAAGTGTCGGGCCTAGTTACAACG CTGGGAGATCTTCCGTTCGCTCCCCGGCGCCCAGAAATTATCCACCTCTCGGCACCCAACGGGCCTCTACTCTACCATCTGCCTCTCGGCATTACCACTCG GGCGATTACTCGTTCAGTGGAATGGGCGATAAAACGCACAGCACAGATTTTTCGTCTGGGAAATCTGAta TTTCAACAGGCAGTATCACGGACGTTGACCGAAGGGCACTG AATGACGGTGGAATTCTTCCATCGTCTACAACGTACACGGGAGGTCTGGGTTCGGTTACGGTGGGTCACGGACATCATGTGAGACGTTCGTTGCCAGACATGGGAGCAAATCCAGGCGAGCCTCCGAAGCTATATCCTTATCATCTCCTTCTCATCACGAATTACAGGCTGCCCGGTGACGTAGACCGCTGCAACCTTGAG CGGCATTTATCGGACGCAGAGTTTGAAGCAATCCTGCAATACACACGGGCAGAATTTTATCGGCTACCGCAATGGCGTCGTAATGAGATTAAACGaaaagcgcgacttttctaa
- the LOC105685757 gene encoding actin-binding LIM protein 2 isoform X6, with translation MKTKADDKLSKSIGRVIGPDLSDLNKMGKSVIGDEGKSLKKGKTFCQACKKKCSGEVLRVQDKYFHIGCFKCAQCNASLAQGGFFAREGSYYCTKDYRERWGTKCAGCGEYVEGDVVTAGEKHAFHPNCFHCQRCRQPLLGQGAKVTLVQGQALCHRCVSIPVREAATPVNSSGPPPVGEGQIDPGACAGCRQQLREGQALVALDRQWHVWCFKCHSCETVLHGEYMGKDGVPYCEKDYQKQFGVKCAYCSRYISGKVLQAGENHHFHPTCARCTKCGDPFGDGEEMYLQGGAIWHPRCGPGPTGPNGIVNGHAESHPPTPHRDSERICSSASEMQYYPTRTGSPGLILREYGRGGEDVSRICTYSYLTETPSQGYLRRPIQPYDKPPTSPHFHRPSSSRSIRSSGGRSSRSGMRALVDALSDARPKSPAAASQADNEEPIELAHYPDAMRPPPGAQPPIERDDFPAPPYPYTDPERRRRWSDTYKGVPASDDEDEIDNKGYIQEAEQKLKKEQAELSKIDTGIAKVFLQDREKDRENLRHRAANVDPRNASRTPSAAREPAYRLRYESPVGASPSRNIDHARPWEDEDGVSYRSSVGPSYNVVSSLRHIPKPGYGLAPRSHTFSSTGGSVSALPGDYSFSGMGDKTHSTDFSSGKSDISTGSITDVDRRALVCTTAPYYSRRISMNDGGILPSSTTYTGGLGSVTVGHGHHVRRSLPDMGANPGEPPKLYPYHLLLITNYRLPGDVDRCNLERHLSDAEFEAILQYTRAEFYRLPQWRRNEIKRKARLF, from the exons aTGAAGACTAAAGCGGACGATAAGTTATCAAAATCAATCGGACGAGTAATCGGTCCAGATCTCAGTGATTTAAATAAAATGGGTAAAAGTGTGATTGGTGATGAAGGAAAATCGCTGAAAAAGG GGAAAACTTTTTGCCAAGCTTGTAAGAAGAAGTGTAGCGGCGAGGTGCTACGAGTACaggataaatattttcacattgGTTGCTTCAAATGCGCTCAGTGCAACGCTAGCTTAGCACAGGGTGGATTTTTCGCTCGTGAAGGTTCCTACTATTGTACCAAG GATTACCGCGAACGTTGGGGTACAAAGTGCGCAGGTTGCGGAGAGTACGTCGAAGGTGATGTCGTAACTGCTGGAGAAAAACATGCTTTTCATCCCAATTGTTTCCATTGTCAACGGTGTCGACAGCCGCTCTTGGGTCAAGGAGCAAAAGTGACTTTGGTACAAG GTCAAGCACTGTGCCATCGATGCGTCAGTATTCCTGTAAGAGAAGCTGCTACACCTGTCAATAGCAGCGGACCTCCACCTGTGGGGGAGGGCCAGATAGATCCGGGTGCATGTGCCGGTTGTAGACAGCAACTTCGTGAAGGTCAAGCTTTAGTCGCTCTAGATCGTCAGTGGCACGTTTGGTGCTTCAAGTGTCATAGCTGTGAAACTGTACTGCACGGCGAATACATGGGAAA GGATGGAGTACCGTACTGTGAGAAAGATTATCAAAAACAATTCGGAGTTAAGTGTGCATACTGCAGCCGATACATAAGTGGCAAGGTTTTGCAAGCTGGTGAAAATCATCACTTTCATCCGACATGTGCGCGTTGCACGAAATGTGGGGATCCTTTCGGGGATGGCGAAGAGATGTATTTGCAAGGCGGTGCCATTTGGCACCCACGCTGCGGACCGGGCCCCACAGGTCCTAACGGCATCGTCAATGGTCACGCGGAAAGTCACCCACCTACTCCTCATAGAGATTCGGAACGCATTTGTAGCAGCGCTTCAGAAATGCAG tACTACCCAACAAGAACTGGAAGTCCTGGACTGATTTTGAGGGAATACGGGAGAGGTGGCGAAGATGTGTCTAGGATTTGTACATATTCTTATCTGACGGAGACCCCGAGTCAGGGGTACTTGAGACGACCGATACAACCATACGATAAACCACCTACGAGCCCTCATTTCCACCGACCTAGTT CCTCACGGTCCATCAGAAGTAGCGGCGGGCGGAGCAGCCGCTCTGGAATGCGTGCTTTGGTGGATGCTCTCAGTGACGCTAGACCAAAGTCACCTGCTGCAGCGAGTCAAGCAGACAATGAGGAACCAATCGAATTAGCTCATTACCCTGACGCCATGAGACCTCCGCCTGGAGCGCAACCTCCCATAGAAAGAGACGATTTTCCCGCCCCACCATATCCTTATACTGATCCCGAAAGGCGCAGACGTTGGTCCGATACCTACAAG GGTGTGCCAGCGTCAGATGATGAAGATGAAATAGACAACAAAGGTTACATTCAAGAAGctgaacaaaaattgaagaaggaGCAGGCCGAATTGAGCAAAATCGATACAGGGATAGCCAAAGTTTTTCTGCAAGATCGTGAGAAGGATAGGGAGAACTTACGACATAGAGCTGCCAATGTTGATCCAAGAAATGCATCTAGAACACCATCTGCCGCTAGAGAACCAGCCTATCGACTGCGTTATGAAAGTCCCGTCGGAGCCT caCCTTCGAGGAATATAGATCACGCGCGTCCGTGGGAGGATGAAGACGGTGTTAGTTATAGATCAAGTGTCGGGCCTAGTTACAACG TTGTGAGCTCTCTTCGACACATTCCGAAGCCCGGATATGGTCTGGCACCGCGAAGTCACACCTTTTCTTCAACTGGTGGTTCTGTTTCCGCCCTCCCC GGCGATTACTCGTTCAGTGGAATGGGCGATAAAACGCACAGCACAGATTTTTCGTCTGGGAAATCTGAta TTTCAACAGGCAGTATCACGGACGTTGACCGAAGGGCACTGGTATGTACCACAGCGCCCTACTACTCCCGACGCATTAGCATG AATGACGGTGGAATTCTTCCATCGTCTACAACGTACACGGGAGGTCTGGGTTCGGTTACGGTGGGTCACGGACATCATGTGAGACGTTCGTTGCCAGACATGGGAGCAAATCCAGGCGAGCCTCCGAAGCTATATCCTTATCATCTCCTTCTCATCACGAATTACAGGCTGCCCGGTGACGTAGACCGCTGCAACCTTGAG CGGCATTTATCGGACGCAGAGTTTGAAGCAATCCTGCAATACACACGGGCAGAATTTTATCGGCTACCGCAATGGCGTCGTAATGAGATTAAACGaaaagcgcgacttttctaa
- the LOC105685757 gene encoding actin-binding LIM protein 1 isoform X5, which translates to MKTKADDKLSKSIGRVIGPDLSDLNKMGKSVIGDEGKSLKKGKTFCQACKKKCSGEVLRVQDKYFHIGCFKCAQCNASLAQGGFFAREGSYYCTKDYRERWGTKCAGCGEYVEGDVVTAGEKHAFHPNCFHCQRCRQPLLGQGAKVTLVQGQALCHRCVSIPVREAATPVNSSGPPPVGEGQIDPGACAGCRQQLREGQALVALDRQWHVWCFKCHSCETVLHGEYMGKDGVPYCEKDYQKQFGVKCAYCSRYISGKVLQAGENHHFHPTCARCTKCGDPFGDGEEMYLQGGAIWHPRCGPGPTGPNGIVNGHAESHPPTPHRDSERICSSASEMQYYPTRTGSPGLILREYGRGGEDVSRICTYSYLTETPSQGYLRRPIQPYDKPPTSPHFHRPSSSRSIRSSGGRSSRSGMRALVDALSDARPKSPAAASQADNEEPIELAHYPDAMRPPPGAQPPIERDDFPAPPYPYTDPERRRRWSDTYKGVPASDDEDEIDNKGYIQEAEQKLKKEQAELSKIDTGIAKVFLQDREKDRENLRHRAANVDPRNASRTPSAAREPAYRLRYESPVGASPSRNIDHARPWEDEDGVSYRSSVGPSYNAGRSSVRSPAPRNYPPLGTQRASTLPSASRHYHSGDYSFSGMGDKTHSTDFSSGKSDISTGSITDVDRRALVCTTAPYYSRRISMNDGGILPSSTTYTGGLGSVTVGHGHHVRRSLPDMGANPGEPPKLYPYHLLLITNYRLPGDVDRCNLERHLSDAEFEAILQYTRAEFYRLPQWRRNEIKRKARLF; encoded by the exons aTGAAGACTAAAGCGGACGATAAGTTATCAAAATCAATCGGACGAGTAATCGGTCCAGATCTCAGTGATTTAAATAAAATGGGTAAAAGTGTGATTGGTGATGAAGGAAAATCGCTGAAAAAGG GGAAAACTTTTTGCCAAGCTTGTAAGAAGAAGTGTAGCGGCGAGGTGCTACGAGTACaggataaatattttcacattgGTTGCTTCAAATGCGCTCAGTGCAACGCTAGCTTAGCACAGGGTGGATTTTTCGCTCGTGAAGGTTCCTACTATTGTACCAAG GATTACCGCGAACGTTGGGGTACAAAGTGCGCAGGTTGCGGAGAGTACGTCGAAGGTGATGTCGTAACTGCTGGAGAAAAACATGCTTTTCATCCCAATTGTTTCCATTGTCAACGGTGTCGACAGCCGCTCTTGGGTCAAGGAGCAAAAGTGACTTTGGTACAAG GTCAAGCACTGTGCCATCGATGCGTCAGTATTCCTGTAAGAGAAGCTGCTACACCTGTCAATAGCAGCGGACCTCCACCTGTGGGGGAGGGCCAGATAGATCCGGGTGCATGTGCCGGTTGTAGACAGCAACTTCGTGAAGGTCAAGCTTTAGTCGCTCTAGATCGTCAGTGGCACGTTTGGTGCTTCAAGTGTCATAGCTGTGAAACTGTACTGCACGGCGAATACATGGGAAA GGATGGAGTACCGTACTGTGAGAAAGATTATCAAAAACAATTCGGAGTTAAGTGTGCATACTGCAGCCGATACATAAGTGGCAAGGTTTTGCAAGCTGGTGAAAATCATCACTTTCATCCGACATGTGCGCGTTGCACGAAATGTGGGGATCCTTTCGGGGATGGCGAAGAGATGTATTTGCAAGGCGGTGCCATTTGGCACCCACGCTGCGGACCGGGCCCCACAGGTCCTAACGGCATCGTCAATGGTCACGCGGAAAGTCACCCACCTACTCCTCATAGAGATTCGGAACGCATTTGTAGCAGCGCTTCAGAAATGCAG tACTACCCAACAAGAACTGGAAGTCCTGGACTGATTTTGAGGGAATACGGGAGAGGTGGCGAAGATGTGTCTAGGATTTGTACATATTCTTATCTGACGGAGACCCCGAGTCAGGGGTACTTGAGACGACCGATACAACCATACGATAAACCACCTACGAGCCCTCATTTCCACCGACCTAGTT CCTCACGGTCCATCAGAAGTAGCGGCGGGCGGAGCAGCCGCTCTGGAATGCGTGCTTTGGTGGATGCTCTCAGTGACGCTAGACCAAAGTCACCTGCTGCAGCGAGTCAAGCAGACAATGAGGAACCAATCGAATTAGCTCATTACCCTGACGCCATGAGACCTCCGCCTGGAGCGCAACCTCCCATAGAAAGAGACGATTTTCCCGCCCCACCATATCCTTATACTGATCCCGAAAGGCGCAGACGTTGGTCCGATACCTACAAG GGTGTGCCAGCGTCAGATGATGAAGATGAAATAGACAACAAAGGTTACATTCAAGAAGctgaacaaaaattgaagaaggaGCAGGCCGAATTGAGCAAAATCGATACAGGGATAGCCAAAGTTTTTCTGCAAGATCGTGAGAAGGATAGGGAGAACTTACGACATAGAGCTGCCAATGTTGATCCAAGAAATGCATCTAGAACACCATCTGCCGCTAGAGAACCAGCCTATCGACTGCGTTATGAAAGTCCCGTCGGAGCCT caCCTTCGAGGAATATAGATCACGCGCGTCCGTGGGAGGATGAAGACGGTGTTAGTTATAGATCAAGTGTCGGGCCTAGTTACAACG CTGGGAGATCTTCCGTTCGCTCCCCGGCGCCCAGAAATTATCCACCTCTCGGCACCCAACGGGCCTCTACTCTACCATCTGCCTCTCGGCATTACCACTCG GGCGATTACTCGTTCAGTGGAATGGGCGATAAAACGCACAGCACAGATTTTTCGTCTGGGAAATCTGAta TTTCAACAGGCAGTATCACGGACGTTGACCGAAGGGCACTGGTATGTACCACAGCGCCCTACTACTCCCGACGCATTAGCATG AATGACGGTGGAATTCTTCCATCGTCTACAACGTACACGGGAGGTCTGGGTTCGGTTACGGTGGGTCACGGACATCATGTGAGACGTTCGTTGCCAGACATGGGAGCAAATCCAGGCGAGCCTCCGAAGCTATATCCTTATCATCTCCTTCTCATCACGAATTACAGGCTGCCCGGTGACGTAGACCGCTGCAACCTTGAG CGGCATTTATCGGACGCAGAGTTTGAAGCAATCCTGCAATACACACGGGCAGAATTTTATCGGCTACCGCAATGGCGTCGTAATGAGATTAAACGaaaagcgcgacttttctaa